The Erigeron canadensis isolate Cc75 chromosome 1, C_canadensis_v1, whole genome shotgun sequence genome segment tatagatatgaaatTATACgattaattattttgatttggGAAAGTGACATTAATCTTTGTTAGTTAAACATGCATGTTGTAATCCCAAAATGTTGCATTCTTTTTAAGTGGTCCATGCAAACTCTCTAACATTATTATAACTCTTTTCCCTATTACATCAAATACTACTTTGATTTTAAAAACCATTGGCTATCTTTTAATGCTAACATGGATTCCACTAAATGCATGTAATTGCTACCTTTTGTCATATTATTATATGTCTCTTAAGTGTTGATTTATTCTGTATGATATTTTGCAGGAAAACAAATCTCCAACCAAAAAGACTAACAAAGAAAGGACTACAATGGCTGAATCCTTGCTCAAGGTACAACACACATTTTTCTTGTAAAAGTGATTTGGACAACATCCTCAGCATTATGTGTTTTTAGTACAATATCGTAGATATCTATTTGTTTATGCTTTGTTCAAATGTGTGCAAAATAACAGATAATGCTGGTACGCATAACAACAAAGCTATACGATGCAATGAGAATGGATAGATGGCTACCCGCAAGATCACAATCCGAATCTATGTCCAAATCTAGACATGATCATGTGGATAACGGCTATACTAGAGCCGCTGAGCCAATTTCCATCGATCAAAATTATATTTCTTGGTTGGTAAGTGACCGTGTAATGTTATTTGTACGAAGTTCTCATCATATGTACTATGTTATATTCCGTGATTAGTTAAAGGTTGTGTATCTTTGGCTTTATGCAGAGGGAACATCCTTCTGCTCTTAGCGCTTTCAACCAAATGATTAATGTGGCAAAGGGGAAGCAGATAGTTGTCTTCTTAGATTATGATGGTACATTGTCACCCATTGTGAGTGACCCCGAAAATGCCTTCATGTCTGATCAGGTACTTACAAGACAATACCCTTTTTCTTCATGCATAAAAGACTAGAGGGTGCAATATGgccgggttgggtaatgggttttTGGGCAAAATGAGTCTATgctatgattatatataataacaatctTATTCTAAATATTTGAATAAAACAATTTAGAAGTAGAATTTAAACGacttttgtttcatttcttttttagctttattttctgCTCTAACCCGATTAAGATAAAATAACACTTACCCAGTTACCCAAATCATAAGTACGTGGGTCAGAGTTGGCACCTCTAGCCACAATGGTATTAGAACCTTGGTTCGAAgtcccttttttttattttttattttttccatttACTATATGCAGATGCGTGCAGCAGTACGTGATGTTTCTAATTGTTTTCCCACGGCCATTATCAGTGGCAGGAGTCGTCAAAAGGTTATTAGTAACTTCATATTCATGTTTTCTGAGTTTGTATTGCAATAATTCTAAATATTTACTCAACAATTCAATTTCTGTCATTCAATTCAACAGGTTTTAGATTTTGTGAAGTTAAATACAGTGTATTACTCAGGAAGTCATGGGATGGATACCATTGGACCAGCTGTAAAAACCAACTCTTATGATAAAAGTTATCAACAGAGAAGCTTTGATAACCAGGTATATTGATCTTTACTgtcaaattttttataaataaagaggaTGTTAACAAATGTGTAGCATACTGAATTTCTTAGGGGAATGAATTTATAGTCTTCCAACCAGCTCAAGATTTTCTACCTGCCGTTCGAAAGGTATGAATATCCATTTACAGAATTGTTTATCTAGAACTTAGAATTGACTCTTTGGCTAACAGGTCAATCTGATTTTACCGTGACACAGATATTGGATGAAGTTACAGAGAAAACACAAAAGATACAAGGGGTAGCCATTGAGGATAATAGATTTTGCCTTTCTGTTCATTACCGCCATGTTAAGGATGACGTATGTAGCTTTTTATCATCATTACATGTTAACTGTAGCTTCCAACATTAGCATATCGTGATCATGTTGATAATTATACAGGACTATGAAACCCTGGAAGAGGAAGTCATGTTGATACTTGCAAACCATCCAGGTTTTCACATGACCAGAGGCAAAAAAGTGATGGAAATTCGACCATCTATAAAATGGAACAAAGGCGATGCTCTTAAGTATTTACTAGAAGCATTAGGGTTTCACAAGTCCGGTGATGTGTTCCCCATATACATAGGTGATGATCAAACAGATGAGGATGCTt includes the following:
- the LOC122584967 gene encoding probable trehalose-phosphate phosphatase C, translated to MAESLLKIMLVRITTKLYDAMRMDRWLPARSQSESMSKSRHDHVDNGYTRAAEPISIDQNYISWLREHPSALSAFNQMINVAKGKQIVVFLDYDGTLSPIVSDPENAFMSDQMRAAVRDVSNCFPTAIISGRSRQKVLDFVKLNTVYYSGSHGMDTIGPAVKTNSYDKSYQQRSFDNQGNEFIVFQPAQDFLPAVRKILDEVTEKTQKIQGVAIEDNRFCLSVHYRHVKDDDYETLEEEVMLILANHPGFHMTRGKKVMEIRPSIKWNKGDALKYLLEALGFHKSGDVFPIYIGDDQTDEDAFKVLRERGEGYPIIVSSTPRDTTASHSLRSPSEVQSFLDRLSKWGAENSTIPNK